A single Pseudobdellovibrionaceae bacterium DNA region contains:
- a CDS encoding cytochrome has protein sequence MYLQGNLQELFDALYHLGVIDPVLEMDWTEALDELPDHFDEFLEIVKAANGHQGDVQGLMGELEKFNEPALNYLAMEVAREFADFHARETLH, from the coding sequence ATGTATTTGCAGGGAAATCTACAAGAACTCTTCGATGCTCTTTATCACCTAGGTGTGATTGATCCTGTTTTGGAAATGGATTGGACAGAAGCTCTTGATGAGCTGCCGGACCACTTTGATGAATTTCTGGAAATTGTCAAGGCCGCCAATGGTCACCAGGGTGACGTACAAGGTTTGATGGGCGAGCTTGAGAAATTCAATGAGCCGGCTTTGAACTACTTGGCCATGGAGGTTGCGCGTGAGTTCGCAGATTTTCACGCCCGCGAGACTCTTCACTAG
- a CDS encoding PhoH family protein, whose amino-acid sequence MSAEGGVTRKVVLDTNVILFDALAITKFRDSDIIIPFSVIEEVDRFKRDLGENGRNARHFSRFIDVLRSQGPLANGVLLEKSNCHVYVSTDIHLEGMPPELDSMKADNRILATALGLQRKHPTGSVELVTKDINLRIKADVFGINAKDYDPDETSFEEMYTGVKELEVEPDLIDRFYREKAVRYEGDTKLHANQYVIMKDASNPNHSAIGRQSEPEGKIVPLICPTESIWGIHPRNVEQSFALDALLNDDMLFVSLVGKAGTGKTLLALAAGLHKTLDEGHFQRLLVSRPIFPMGRDIGYLPGDVEQKLNPWMQPIFDNVEFLLGADKQAAGRAQELINQGMLNIEPLTYIRGRSIPNQYLIVDESQNLTPHEIKTIITRAGQRTKVVLTGDCFQIDNPYVDSANSGLTYAVERFKGQSISCHVTLTKGERSELAELAANIL is encoded by the coding sequence ATGTCGGCTGAGGGTGGCGTTACACGAAAAGTGGTTCTGGATACTAACGTAATTCTCTTCGATGCACTGGCCATCACTAAGTTTAGAGATTCAGATATCATTATTCCATTTTCAGTAATTGAAGAAGTCGATCGCTTTAAGCGCGACTTGGGTGAAAATGGTCGAAACGCTCGTCACTTTAGCCGCTTTATCGATGTGTTAAGAAGCCAGGGGCCTCTGGCCAACGGCGTCCTGCTAGAAAAGTCCAACTGCCACGTTTACGTCAGTACCGACATTCACCTTGAAGGGATGCCGCCCGAACTGGATAGCATGAAGGCGGACAATCGGATTTTGGCAACTGCCCTTGGTTTGCAGCGCAAGCACCCAACCGGCAGTGTTGAGCTGGTCACCAAAGACATTAATCTGCGAATTAAGGCCGACGTCTTCGGTATCAATGCCAAAGACTACGATCCTGATGAAACCTCTTTTGAAGAGATGTACACTGGGGTTAAGGAACTTGAAGTTGAGCCAGACTTGATTGACCGCTTTTACCGTGAAAAGGCGGTGCGCTACGAAGGGGACACCAAGCTTCACGCCAATCAGTATGTGATCATGAAGGATGCCTCCAATCCCAATCACAGTGCGATCGGTCGGCAAAGTGAACCCGAAGGAAAAATTGTTCCCTTGATTTGTCCCACTGAAAGTATCTGGGGCATTCACCCGCGCAATGTGGAGCAGAGTTTTGCTCTCGATGCTCTATTGAATGACGACATGTTATTTGTTTCCCTGGTCGGCAAGGCGGGAACAGGTAAAACCCTCCTGGCACTGGCTGCGGGACTTCATAAAACCCTTGATGAGGGTCACTTTCAGCGTCTTCTTGTCAGTCGCCCGATTTTTCCTATGGGCCGCGACATTGGTTATTTGCCCGGTGACGTGGAGCAAAAACTCAATCCCTGGATGCAGCCGATTTTTGACAACGTGGAATTCCTTTTGGGAGCTGACAAGCAGGCTGCCGGTCGCGCTCAGGAATTAATCAATCAGGGGATGCTCAACATTGAGCCCTTAACTTATATTCGCGGCCGCAGTATTCCCAATCAGTATTTGATTGTCGATGAATCGCAAAATTTAACTCCTCACGAGATCAAAACCATCATCACCCGTGCCGGACAAAGGACCAAAGTGGTTCTCACCGGTGACTGCTTCCAGATTGATAATCCCTATGTGGATTCCGCTAACAGTGGTCTCACCTATGCGGTTGAGCGCTTTAAGGGGCAGAGCATTTCCTGCCATGTGACTCTGACCAAGGGTGAGCGATCTGAGCTGGCAGAGCTGGCCGCAAACATTCTTTAA